In Fusarium falciforme chromosome 9, complete sequence, the sequence CGGCACGCCCTCCGTCTTCCCCACAGAAGTGAAAATGGGTGGTGCTTGGCTTGGTAAGCTGAAGCGTGAGAGAGACTCGCTATGAGACGGGTCCGAGATGAAAAGAGCCCAGCTGTAATCATGTTAAGCTTACCCTTCCAAGTGGAGGCACAGGTGGTCCCCTTTGTTGTCATCTCGGTTGCGTGACAAAAAGTCTCCCAACCCAACATCAAACAGAACAGCTATATCCGTCTCCCGGAGTTAGGCATCTTGTCGGACTTGATCCATGTCGTAAACAAATCTTTTCTGGACATAATACGTACAGTTTTTCTCTTTGGGGCAACTGTCATGGATTTTCTCCCTGGCTCCGCATCTGTCGCCTTGTTAGTGGAGAATTCACCACCCGTAGCCAAGACCCATAGCGAGACCAAGGATCTGATAAACAAGGAGACGTGATTTTAGGCCAAGATCAATGCCTCCCTTGGCTTCAGAGACCCTCGGAAAAAAGTTGGCGTCCGGCAAATGCAGTCGCCGATCGTCGCATTTTCCCATCGTGAACCATCCTCTCGGGACCATTAGAAAATCAAGCCACAGATCAACATCCAGTGTCAAAAGACCCGACACCCTAGTCTAGATCCCAGCCATGAGGCTGTTCTTAGCGCTGCATGTCGCGTGTCTGGCGGATTTGGTGTCTTCTCAGCAGATCCCGCTCAATGAACAGCTGGCGTCGCACTCTGAGTCAACAGACCACGACAGCAATGACGTTCCAATTGCTGATGCTGCCTTTGAGCAGTATATCCGGGACAAGATGACCCGATGGCATGCACCTGGTCTTGCCATGGCTATCCTCGATGGGAACAAGACGTGGACGAGGGTGAGTAACAACTCGGGTGTATCATTCATTCATAACCAACTGACGTCGTCAACAGGGGTTCGGATATGCTTCGCTAGGTCATGAGCCTGTCACACCCTCAACTCTCTTCTACTGCGGCAGCATGACAAAGTCCTTGACTGCTGCCGCCCTGTCACTCCTTGTAGACCAGTCCCAAGACTATGCCGACATCCAATGGTCCACGCCCGTATCTAACCTCCTCCGCGAAGACTTTGTTCTTTCGGATGACTGGGCCACCAGCCACATCACTGTCGCCGATGTGCTCTGCCATAGAACTGGGTATCCGAGGCACGACTATGCTGGCCCGTTCCTCAACTCGTCCGTAAACATGGTCCACTCGTTCCGCCATCTGCCAATGGCTGGAGAGCCGCGCGAACAGTGGAGGTACAGCAACTTGATGTACGGCACCATGGGCTACCTGGTTGAGACGCTCACGGGCTCTTCTCTTGCTGACTTCTTCCGAGATCGGCTGTGGCTTCCCATGGGGATGCGCAACACCTACTTGCATCCCGATGATGCACTGGCCAGCGATAGCACTCTGGCAGTCCCATATTACTGGAACAACGACACAGAGACATATAGCGAGATCCCATGGAGAGATGAACAAAACATCGCCGGTGCAGGAATGGCCATCTCTTCCGTTCTCGATTGGTCTCGATATCTACAGCACATGATCGACGAGACCGGCCCCATCTCCAAAGCCGGCCATCACGTCCTCAAACTTCCACACATGGTTGTCGAAGAAAGCGAGCGGCTCTTCACGGGCCCTGTCTACTATGGCTTCGGTTGGTTTGGAAGTGTCTTCCAGGATGAGCCAGTTTGGTGGCATTCCGGTCTTGTCAACAGCATGATGTCCATAATGCTCATGATTCCGAGCAAGAAGTTCGGGCTCGTCATCATGCTGAACAGTGAAAACGCCCCTGTACTCGACTCCATCATTGCCAAGACTCTATACGACTTTTTCCATGTAGAGGAGGGAAAGCGGCAAAACCTGGAAGCAAAGTAAGCAccttattttctcttatCGAGCCACAAGGTCCTTTATCGTACCAGAAGCTGACAGTATCTCCAGCTGGAACCAGACGTATGCAGAGTGGGAGGAGCGCCTTGGCAACTGCTCGAATAGGTTGTACCCTTCTCTGCCGTCCCCTCCTATTCGGGCCCCGCTGCCACCGGGGAGGTTTGCTGGTGAATATCATCACCCAGGCTATGGCCCAATCTCCGTCTCCATTAGTTGCGACAAATGGGATGCCCCCTCTGACTCTCCTGTACCTCCTTCCACCACCAAGGACGGATGCAGGCTGATGGCGTTCAAGACGGACAACTTTGGTAAACAAGTCTCATATCAACTGGAGCACAAGTCGGGAGACTATTGGGTGGGCTGGCTCTTTAATGATGACTTTGCGAGTGTAAGACGGCCGAGGGAATGCTATCGAGCTCAATTCCGGGTGGACGAGACAGGACGTTCATATAGTTTTGGTCTCGACATTCGGATGGAAGGCGAAGATGTACCCTTGATCTGGTTTGAGAGGCAGAGGTAGAGATTGCTTGATGATTCACCTCATCGGATAAAACCAAGCTTGGTGAGATGGTCTCTTAATTCGTGGAGGTCGGCTAGTGTAGTTGAAGAATGCTCCTTTAGACATTCGCATTGCAGACCAAGTATCTTGGCCTCTCTTGACTCGTTGCCTGCAACAGATGCGACCAGGTCACTGAGCTGTTGGGCTCTTGCTGCGAGCGTTGACTGAAGCTCAATTATCATGGCCGTCATCATTGAAGCGGCAGAGGCTTTTGGTGCCACAAAGGATCCGATTCGGATCTCGGGGATGTCGAAGCTGGGTTCATGGTCGTCGGGCAACATCGCGGTCACTTTCGCACATAGGTGAGCGTGATCGATGATGCTATCAAAGATTGCCAGGAGCTTCAGATGgcaggcgaggagaagattAAGGGTAGACTGGTCAAATGGTAGTTGAGGTCTAGTCCGTAGAAATCCATGTACCCTGTGCATGCAATCTGGGATATTGCAAGCGTCTTGCTCTGGTTGGAGTCGCTCAAGCACCTCGGGATATAACGCCGAAAGCTTCTGAGCCCTCTGTAGTAAATTATCAAGAGTGGTCTGAAGGTTGAACTTTGCAGTCAAGCTCTGGGGAATCTCTTTAAGCTGATGTGTCGAAACGTGATGTTGTACAAGGCTGGGAAAGTCTTGTTGTAGTCGGTCCAGTGAGACCATGAGGTCGGCCAACTGTGACACTGGACTGGGAGGTGTTGGGTCTGCTTCATCGCTCACGGGAGGAGTAACTGTGTGAGGATTCAGGCCAACATTGCCCAGAGGATCAAACGTCTGGCTGTCGAACTCAAGCATAGGAGACCAGTCAAAGGCGGTATTGTCGGGCTGGCGGAGTGATCGAGCAGGAGGGCTAAAGATACAAGAGACGCCAGCCTTGACACAGCGGCCACAAACTACAGAGCCCGGTATCTTTGTGCATCGTAGCTTTTTGTTATGGCAGCGATCACACGCTGAACGAAGGTCGGCCATGGTTGAGTTTACGATAGTATAGGAGAAGACGTCAAGTAGGTTGGAGCCTTGTGTACAGGTTCGAAGGCGGTCGTCTTAAGGCCACAAGATCGGTCGGAGAAGCCTCGTAATCTAGTCCTAATTAGGAAGGCCACATTGTAGCCTGCAAAGGAAGGTCGCAATAGCCTCAAGAACAACACAAGCAATGCGCACATAGAAGTGATGCACAAGCGTAATCGTGCCTTCCAACAAATCTAGGTTACATTTAAACATAGGCCTAATCTCTTTTCTGGTCGTCCTTACACTCCCCGTTACATAATTTCTCTGCAAATAAGGCCATCAGGGCAGCTTTTATGCTGTCGATCAAGGCGTCATGGTGATCAAACCTCAGTGGATGCGTTGGGAAGAAGATGCTGAACAGGAACTCGAGAGCACATACCACCCCCTTCGGAAGGTCAAGATTATGCCGAAAAAGGTAGGGAAGCCGAATAACGTGGTCATCCGGAGGTAGAACTCCTTGGACACCAGCTTGCGAGAGTAAGTGTCTCAACGCAATGACATCCGCGTGGTTTTTATGCCAGACTACGATGTAGTCTTGAGACGTGATGCCGCTCTCTTTAATGATGGTCGACGCTCGGATAGGATCAACTCGTTCTCCTGACAAGGTTTCCTTGTTGTATTGCCAATAATCTCGAGTCCCAAAtttgaggagattgaggcaAAAATCTTGGGTTTCGGCTTCTTGGGAATGCTTCTCGTCATTGGCAACCGGAGGATTGTCAATGTTAACATTGAACATGATCTGATTGCTCTCACTATGCATCAAATCGATGTCGACGGCGGCAGCTTATTCGACCACAGGCGGTTTCCTTGAGAGATGCCCTTCGAGATCTAGAGCGAAAAACCTTGGTGCGCCGGGCAGCCGGCGTCTGTTCAGGAAAAGCCTAAAATTTGATGATTGGTCTAATTTCCAAACCCCAGTTCCCTGGAGTCTCTGCAAAACGAGGCTTTGATGCTCTGGTTTGAAGACCCTGCTGTGGGATGACAACGTCTGAGATACGAGGTGAACTGAACAGTAGAGCGCTCGATATACCCGGGGATAAGAGCAATCTTGGTTTGTACAGATCGTCTCGGTGTCATCGTCGTCTGCCAGAACTCCATAGGATCGGAATAGCTCGTACAGTGCAAATTCCTTAGCACATTTAATGCAGCGGATATCAAAGTCCATGACTAGCCCTGCTCGGTTTGACTTGACTTTTGCTGTAGTCCATTCTAAGCGGGCGTCCCGTGGGCATCGCTCTGTAACCCACACCAAGGAAGGGCGGGGACCGAGACACATGCGGCCCCAGTTCGTGAAAGCAGTTTCACCTCCAGACGAGAGCCCTGGATCTTAGATGTTAGCGGGTTGCAAGTGTCACTGTATTGAAACTTGCCTTTCTCAACTTGCTCAAGGTTGTATGACAATATTTGAGCTTGTGTCTCTTCCGATATGTCTGTCGTCCTCGAAATTGCATCCTCAGCTAGAGCAGCAGCTTGTTGTTTCAACCTCTTATGCCATATGTTGGTCGTTTTGCCGGACTCTTTTGTATCGATAGTTTGGGGTGCATTATCTCGGATGTGGCCGTTGTCAACTTTGCGGGCCAACAGTTGGACGATGTATTCCCGGATCTCTTGAGGTGTCCGTTGCCAGTGTTCTTTAGCATCAAgtcgagctggaggaggtcCCGGGGGGTTGACgtcttctcttttcttgtGCTCCTCCATATGGAGTTGCACGCACCTGTGGGTCATGGGGATCTCGCCGACGTTCGCTCGACAATTCGGTACAGAGCAAATGAAGAATGGGCCGGTGTGGCGCTGTAGATGAGCCGCAGCCAAAGATGCATCTTTGTAGAATTTATTGCAGTAAGGACAGCCAAACCCTCCTGCTGCCTGGGTAGGAAAATACTGCAATGCTGTTGTCCCCAGTGTCTCAAAGTCAACAGTTCCGTTTGCCTTGAGCGGGATCCTTTCAAGTGCGAAAATCAGATCAGGAATTACGCGGGGCTCAGCGTGGTATTGCAGCTGCTGTTGGAGTTGACTGGCCGAGATGGTATCAGGCGCAATGAATCCGATCAATCTCTGTCCCTAACTGAGACATGCAGCGGATTGGACGCCAGGATGGTTGCGCAATAATGGCTGGACTTCGATTGTGAGGTTGGCCTGACGGCCTCGGTGCCACGCGAACATGTTGCCATCTTGTAAGCTTGCACTGCTGTGCTTCCTTTTTTTCGGCGACTTCGTGCTAGCAGGTGATGCCGCACCTGCTATAAGTGTATCGGCGGCCTGCTCGACCAGTATCAGTGGTGGTGCTGAAGGCTGCGACACTTGCACTGGTACTGAAGGCCTGGGGGTAGTGACTGAGCATGCGGGCGACAATGGGATCGGGGTGTTGACGGGTTGCGCTGCATCTCCTTGGACGATTGAATCTGGCGTTTCCATGTTCGTGATGATAGCAGCGGCGTGATTAAAACGAGGATTCTCCCGGAGTTTATCGAATAAATCGACAATTGATCTAGTGCTGAGCCCTGTGGACTCTGCGATCAAGGTTTTGCCTGCCTCGGGGAGGTAGCCATACTCTTTAACAGTAGCGAAGAAATGCTTGAGAGTCTTGGCCGCATCGACGCTGTACCCTGACATGAACTCTTGAGGGTTTTCCAACAGCGTGCGTTCCAACGCAAGTCTCGCGTCCTTCCGTCGAGGGGCGAACCAGTTGTTGATTTGTAACTTTGTAAAGCCCGTTTGCTCTGTGATAACGCTTGTTTCCTCCGTCGTTTGCCAGAGACGGCCGTTGTGAGCAACAATCCAGGCTTGAAGGGCGCTTCCAAGTTTCGAGTTTCGAGAATTCCGCGGTTTGCTGTATTCAGAAGGCGGGTCCCGGGTAAATTTGCTTCTGTGACATGGATGCTTTCTTTTGTGAGTGAATGGGCTTGCAAGGGAGAGGCTGGCAGGTTTCTGGAACGACGGGAAAGAACTGCTGAGTCAGCCTACCAGGCCGGTGCTTCCCCACGGAGGCTTATAGGCTAATTTTTCGcacaagaagagaagatgtAAGTTTCTGCAGTTCGAGTGTTCGAATCCCACATCTAACAACTTCGCAGTAGCATGGCCCCTGCACTAAGGATGACACGCTCTTCAAAGAGAAGCTACCAATTTTTTTTGCCATGTTTTTCTCTTTGCACGTATGCTTCCTATTCTAAGGCAATGAGCTGTAATTCTTTTTctgttcttctttttttttataacaGAATTCGGCTTGATGGAGGCCATATTCCAGGACTGCAGCGGCAAAATAGCAGCTCGGAACCTCTCCTAGTACCATATTCTGTCATAAGCCCACTGAGTTCCCAACCAGTTCGCTTTACCCTGCAGCGCACAACTTGCACGAGCACTGAAATATTCAACTTTGACAGCAGAAACAAAGAAAACTCCTCAAAGAAACACACATTCATTTGCATGACTCACCTCTCATCCGACCTGTCGGATATTACTACGTGGTGGTGTATCCCCAGGGCATGTTACCTAGGTCCCTTCCAGGTTGTGCTCCTCcgtaggtaggtagtcaGCAGCCACtaaacaccaccacctcttCCGAGCTTCACACCTGAGAAACCCTCCTCTTGCACCTCCTCCAAAGCTCTCCCACCATAAACCCCCCTCCGCCTCTATCATCGCCTGTCATCTTGCCCTCAGCGCATCATGACTGCGATGCTTTCTCCTCAATTTGATGCTTCTGCCTCGAGAACATGTCGCTGATTCCCTACCAGCCCCATGAGGGCCGGGAGATCGTCCTGTACGTCATAGTAACCTTACCTCGCATTGCTCCAACGCCTGCTGACCTCTACAGCCGCCACCACAACGCCATTGTCGTCCGCGACTCTCAATCTCATCGCCTCGAAATCCGCGCCGTTACAGAGTGTCCGACATGTCATCAGCCGCTTACCCGTCCTGACTCGTCCGATGATCGCACCTTTGATCGTTCCTTTGGTCCTCGTCGAGAGAGCTATGTCGACCCTGATTACTTTCGCATGCTTCGCGCTGTCAACGCGAACCCCGATACGACTCCAGAACATGCACCTCCGAGCCCTGTGAGGAGACTCTTTGGGCCTGCCCTCGGCG encodes:
- a CDS encoding Beta-lactamase domain-containing protein produces the protein MRLFLALHVACLADLVSSQQIPLNEQLASHSESTDHDSNDVPIADAAFEQYIRDKMTRWHAPGLAMAILDGNKTWTRGFGYASLGHEPVTPSTLFYCGSMTKSLTAAALSLLVDQSQDYADIQWSTPVSNLLREDFVLSDDWATSHITVADVLCHRTGYPRHDYAGPFLNSSVNMVHSFRHLPMAGEPREQWRYSNLMYGTMGYLVETLTGSSLADFFRDRLWLPMGMRNTYLHPDDALASDSTLAVPYYWNNDTETYSEIPWRDEQNIAGAGMAISSVLDWSRYLQHMIDETGPISKAGHHVLKLPHMVVEESERLFTGPVYYGFGWFGSVFQDEPVWWHSGLVNSMMSIMLMIPSKKFGLVIMLNSENAPVLDSIIAKTLYDFFHVEEGKRQNLEANWNQTYAEWEERLGNCSNRLYPSLPSPPIRAPLPPGRFAGEYHHPGYGPISVSISCDKWDAPSDSPVPPSTTKDGCRLMAFKTDNFGKQVSYQLEHKSGDYWVGWLFNDDFASVRRPRECYRAQFRVDETGRSYSFGLDIRMEGEDVPLIWFERQR
- a CDS encoding Zn(2)-C6 fungal-type domain-containing protein produces the protein MADLRSACDRCHNKKLRCTKIPGSVVCGRCVKAGVSCIFSPPARSLRQPDNTAFDWSPMLEFDSQTFDPLGNVGLNPHTVTPPVSDEADPTPPSPVSQLADLMVSLDRLQQDFPSLVQHHVSTHQLKEIPQSLTAKFNLQTTLDNLLQRAQKLSALYPEVLERLQPEQDACNIPDCMHRVHGFLRTRPQLPFDQSTLNLLLACHLKLLAIFDSIIDHAHLCAKVTAMLPDDHEPSFDIPEIRIGSFVAPKASAASMMTAMIIELQSTLAARAQQLSDLVASVAGNESREAKILGLQCECLKEHSSTTLADLHELRDHLTKLGFIR